The Crassostrea angulata isolate pt1a10 chromosome 1, ASM2561291v2, whole genome shotgun sequence nucleotide sequence attgaaaattTCCTAACTGATCAGCACATCATAGTTGCAGAAATAGATGATGATTGTCTTGTGGGTGTTGATGTCCTATATGCAGAATGCCTGCAGAAATATTACTGAGTAGAGGGATACTTAAACTACAAAATAAGGAAATTCCTTGTTTCCAGACTACTACAAACAGCAAATGTCGTAGAGTTACGGCGGCAGACAATTACGAAATTCCACTGTTCAGCGAAAGAGTTATACGGGCCTTTGTTGAGAGATCTGAAGATCCCAATGAACAAAAGGAGTTATTAATTGAGCCGTCAGAACTTTTCGCTGAACGATACGAACTTCATATGGCAAATACTCTTGTagatattaaaaacaatactaccgTACCTGTTAGACTACTCAATCTTACCAATACGGAACAGTGTATCCATCGAGATGCTGTTATAGGTGTAGCAGATGAATTTATACATGATGTTCAACTTCCTACAGGTGGAATAAAGAATCCAGACACTTCTACCTTGTCGATCAGAGACGTTACTGAAATTGACACAAGAGAAGTTAAAGAATTGCCAGGCAATATGAAAGATTTGTATAGCAATGCTgttgaaaataatgattttgacGACTtgtccaaagaaaaaaattataatttactttgTGAATACAGTGATGCTTTATCTAAAGAT carries:
- the LOC128192334 gene encoding uncharacterized protein LOC128192334 — its product is MPAEILLSRGILKLQNKEIPCFQTTTNSKCRRVTAADNYEIPLFSERVIRAFVERSEDPNEQKELLIEPSELFAERYELHMANTLVDIKNNTTVPVRLLNLTNTEQCIHRDAVIGVADEFIHDVQLPTGGIKNPDTSTLSIRDVTEIDTREVKELPGNMKDLYSNAVENNDFDDLSKEKNYNLLCEYSDALSKDDLDLGYTTVTEHEIDTGDSKQIKLPPRRVPLAYADAEFLFIKDMEKQGINQKSNSPWAPPLNVVMKKSGKVRPCIDYQKVNDVTKNDAQNTRLS